The Methanohalophilus portucalensis genome window below encodes:
- a CDS encoding Rpp14/Pop5 family protein: MKVLPPTLRDPKRYLALELICEVRVSREDLLNEIFSNSAALIGDFGSSQAGIRLLDFNDNMGILRCKRGSEDLTRAILATITKVGGYPAIVNVLGIAGTVRSATEKYIEKRDSYSVPDDKHI; the protein is encoded by the coding sequence ATGAAAGTACTCCCTCCTACTCTTCGGGACCCGAAAAGGTATCTTGCACTGGAATTAATATGTGAGGTGCGGGTTTCACGGGAGGATTTGCTCAATGAGATATTTTCCAATTCCGCTGCATTAATTGGCGACTTTGGTTCAAGTCAGGCCGGTATCAGGCTGCTTGATTTTAATGATAATATGGGTATACTTCGCTGCAAGCGAGGTTCAGAAGACCTGACCCGGGCTATACTTGCTACAATTACAAAAGTAGGTGGTTATCCTGCAATTGTAAATGTGCTTGGAATTGCAGGTACTGTGCGATCGGCAACCGAAAAGTACATTGAAAAAAGGGATTCATATAGCGTCCCTGACGACAAACACATATAA
- the rrp41 gene encoding exosome complex exonuclease Rrp41 produces MSDKPERFIDDEGLRLDGRRVDEIRPMKVEMGVLSRADGSCYLEWGNNKVLAAVYGPRELHPRRMQKPNEVLVRYKYNMASFSVEDRIRPGPSRRSTEISKVSGEAFEPVVMTQYYPGAVIDVFAEVLQADAGTRTAAINAATLALADAGIPMKGLVSACAVGKVDGQLVLDLNKPEDNYGQADLPVAMTQDGEITLLQMDGHLTPEELEEGLEMVKKGCQQILEIQREALVSRYGNEDEEGEEAEEETPEEVPESEEEEEERDDSFDNEESEAENADENDVTEEDEGEEDERQ; encoded by the coding sequence ATGAGTGATAAACCGGAACGTTTTATTGATGATGAGGGTCTCCGCCTTGATGGAAGGCGTGTTGATGAGATCCGACCCATGAAAGTAGAGATGGGTGTGCTTTCAAGAGCTGATGGCTCATGTTACCTTGAATGGGGAAATAATAAGGTGCTTGCAGCAGTTTATGGCCCCCGTGAACTGCACCCGAGAAGGATGCAGAAACCCAATGAAGTACTTGTGCGCTACAAGTATAATATGGCCTCTTTTTCTGTGGAAGACAGGATAAGACCGGGCCCAAGCAGAAGAAGTACTGAGATATCCAAAGTCAGTGGAGAAGCTTTTGAACCTGTTGTGATGACACAATATTATCCCGGTGCTGTAATAGATGTATTCGCAGAAGTATTACAGGCCGATGCAGGGACCAGGACCGCTGCTATCAATGCAGCAACACTTGCTCTTGCAGATGCTGGCATACCCATGAAAGGGCTTGTTTCAGCCTGTGCAGTAGGGAAAGTTGATGGGCAGCTTGTTCTTGATCTCAACAAACCAGAAGATAATTATGGTCAGGCTGATCTTCCTGTCGCAATGACCCAGGATGGGGAAATAACTCTTCTCCAGATGGATGGCCACCTTACTCCTGAAGAACTTGAAGAAGGCTTGGAGATGGTTAAAAAAGGCTGCCAGCAAATTCTTGAAATTCAGCGTGAAGCCCTTGTTTCCAGATATGGGAATGAGGATGAAGAAGGCGAAGAAGCTGAAGAGGAAACTCCAGAAGAAGTCCCTGAATCAGAAGAAGAGGAAGAAGAAAGGGATGACTCATTCGACAATGAAGAATCTGAAGCAGAAAACGCGGATGAAAATGATGTAACCGAAGAGGATGAGGGTGAAGAAGATGAGCGGCAGTGA
- a CDS encoding ribosome assembly factor SBDS yields the protein MVSLDEALIARLKKGSNHFEVLVDPDGALEYRQGNDVKLETILAVEDIFSDAKKGDHAAESDIINSFGTDDVYEVAGNIIMHGELQLTQEQRKHFLEEKTKQVVSIIAHNALNPQTRAPHPPARIKTAMEEAKVHIDPLKSVDEQVKTVMKAIRPIIPIRFEEVDVKVQVPPSYAAKSYGEIANFGTLVKDKWENDGSWTAVVRMPAGLQNDFYGLINRLTKGDAETELL from the coding sequence ATGGTATCTCTTGATGAAGCTTTAATTGCCCGTCTTAAGAAAGGTAGTAACCATTTTGAAGTGTTGGTTGACCCGGATGGTGCTCTTGAGTACAGGCAAGGAAATGATGTAAAGCTGGAGACAATTCTTGCTGTTGAAGATATTTTCTCCGATGCAAAGAAAGGAGACCATGCAGCAGAATCCGATATCATTAACAGTTTTGGTACGGATGATGTTTATGAAGTTGCAGGCAACATCATAATGCATGGAGAATTACAGCTTACCCAGGAGCAGAGAAAACATTTCCTTGAAGAAAAGACAAAGCAGGTTGTAAGCATTATTGCTCATAATGCGCTTAATCCGCAAACGCGTGCACCTCATCCACCGGCCCGTATTAAAACTGCAATGGAAGAAGCAAAAGTACATATTGATCCTCTCAAAAGTGTTGATGAGCAGGTAAAAACTGTGATGAAAGCAATTCGTCCAATAATCCCTATCAGGTTTGAAGAGGTCGATGTTAAGGTACAGGTTCCTCCTTCATATGCAGCTAAATCTTACGGTGAAATAGCAAATTTCGGAACCCTTGTAAAAGATAAATGGGAAAATGATGGTTCCTGGACAGCTGTAGTCAGGATGCCCGCAGGATTGCAGAATGATTTTTATGGTCTTATTAACAGGCTCACAAAAGGCGATGCTGAGACTGAGCTCTTATAA
- the rrp4 gene encoding exosome complex RNA-binding protein Rrp4 — MKRKIVYPGQMLSENEKQAGTGTYVHEGKVYSLFYGVANDKNRVTVVPFSGKYIPSPRDYVIGYVIEVTSSNWIFDIGSPYDGLLHVSEYPKRVDSSMMRKEIDIGDCAILRIKDVNTSMKVELSMKDRGLRRLDEGRIIDVSTTKVPRIIGHNGSMVSMLKKESNCDIFIGQNGRIWLKGKDEDMNRLTQAIEIIENKSHTSGLTNHISAFLRYEESDEIEEKEKPVPFTSSKKDYTEDACRKVDVLLSDEDEN, encoded by the coding sequence ATGAAACGCAAAATCGTTTATCCCGGTCAGATGCTTTCCGAAAATGAAAAGCAAGCTGGAACAGGTACGTATGTGCATGAAGGCAAAGTATACTCACTGTTCTACGGGGTAGCCAATGATAAAAACCGTGTAACAGTTGTTCCTTTTTCAGGCAAGTACATACCGTCCCCCAGGGATTATGTGATCGGTTATGTAATAGAAGTTACTTCTTCAAACTGGATATTTGATATCGGCTCCCCTTATGACGGACTTCTTCATGTATCTGAATATCCCAAAAGGGTGGATAGTTCAATGATGCGAAAGGAAATAGACATCGGGGATTGTGCGATTTTGCGTATAAAAGATGTTAATACTTCCATGAAAGTGGAACTTTCAATGAAGGATCGAGGTCTTCGCCGTCTGGATGAAGGCAGGATTATAGATGTATCCACTACGAAGGTTCCACGTATCATCGGTCATAATGGATCCATGGTTTCAATGCTCAAAAAGGAATCCAATTGTGACATCTTCATAGGACAAAACGGAAGGATATGGTTAAAGGGTAAAGATGAGGATATGAACAGGCTGACACAGGCCATAGAGATTATCGAAAATAAATCCCACACATCAGGATTGACCAACCATATTAGTGCTTTCCTGCGTTATGAAGAATCCGATGAAATCGAGGAAAAGGAAAAACCTGTACCATTTACCAGTAGTAAGAAGGACTACACAGAAGACGCTTGCCGAAAAGTAGATGTGCTGCTTAGTGATGAAGATGAAAATTGA
- the rrp42 gene encoding exosome complex protein Rrp42, with translation MKKMSGSEVISRLKRDYIYNLMLKGEREDGRQFDELRDIALETGIIDKAEGSAMVQYGDTQVMVGVKMQVGTPFPDSPAEGVIITSMELNPIASPDFEAGPPREKAIEMARIVDRGIRESGAIDINKLCITEGEEVWMVFIDVHVLNNSGNILDAASLGAIAALMTTIVPSEREGKGEDYPMPVREMPVGISLVKIGDEMLLDPTYGEESVCETRITISSNQDGSICSMQKSGSGSLTPAQVVKASKIAKEKGEIIREKYLLEI, from the coding sequence GTGAAGAAGATGAGCGGCAGTGAGGTTATTTCCAGACTGAAAAGGGATTATATTTACAACCTTATGCTCAAGGGTGAACGTGAAGACGGTCGCCAATTCGATGAGCTAAGGGATATTGCTCTTGAAACAGGTATTATCGATAAGGCAGAAGGTTCTGCAATGGTGCAGTACGGGGATACCCAGGTAATGGTGGGTGTCAAAATGCAGGTTGGTACTCCTTTCCCCGATAGTCCTGCAGAAGGAGTTATCATTACCAGTATGGAACTTAATCCAATTGCTTCACCTGACTTTGAAGCAGGTCCTCCAAGAGAGAAAGCTATTGAGATGGCCAGGATTGTAGATAGAGGCATAAGGGAATCTGGCGCAATAGATATAAACAAGCTCTGTATTACGGAAGGCGAAGAGGTATGGATGGTTTTCATTGATGTCCATGTTCTGAACAATTCCGGAAATATACTTGATGCCGCATCCCTGGGTGCAATCGCTGCCCTCATGACCACAATAGTACCTTCTGAAAGAGAAGGAAAAGGTGAAGATTACCCCATGCCAGTGCGTGAAATGCCTGTGGGTATATCACTGGTCAAGATTGGTGATGAAATGTTGTTAGATCCCACTTATGGTGAAGAATCAGTATGTGAAACAAGAATTACCATATCCTCTAATCAGGATGGTTCCATTTGTTCAATGCAAAAAAGTGGTTCAGGTAGTTTGACACCGGCACAAGTTGTTAAGGCAAGTAAGATCGCGAAGGAAAAAGGCGAGATTATACGAGAAAAGTATTTATTGGAAATATGA
- the psmA gene encoding archaeal proteasome endopeptidase complex subunit alpha, with protein MQMAPQMGYDRAITVFSPDGRLFQVEYAREAVKRGTTAAGIKARDGVVLLVDKRITSHLIEAESIEKIFQIDEHIGVATSGLVADARALVDRARVEAQVNVVSYDEPISVDVLSKKICDHKQTYTQYGGVRPYGTALLIAGVDGSTPKLFETDPSGALLEYKATAIGAGRNAFMEVFEEKYKDGMDLDEAIMLGMEALYNASDMKLDASTLEVGVVKVEDKMFSKYSSQQVESYVERILENHKDETEEAEDEEAEQ; from the coding sequence ATGCAGATGGCACCACAAATGGGTTATGATAGAGCGATCACGGTTTTTAGTCCTGATGGCAGATTATTTCAGGTAGAATACGCCCGTGAGGCAGTAAAGAGAGGAACCACAGCTGCTGGAATCAAAGCCCGTGACGGTGTAGTCCTCCTGGTGGACAAAAGAATTACCAGTCATTTGATTGAAGCTGAATCCATTGAAAAGATATTCCAGATTGATGAACATATCGGGGTAGCTACTTCAGGACTTGTAGCTGATGCACGTGCTCTTGTAGATCGTGCCAGAGTAGAAGCACAGGTTAATGTTGTCTCCTATGATGAGCCTATAAGCGTTGATGTGCTCTCAAAGAAGATTTGTGATCACAAGCAGACCTACACTCAGTACGGAGGCGTACGTCCTTATGGAACAGCTCTTTTAATAGCAGGTGTTGATGGCTCCACACCAAAACTCTTTGAAACAGATCCAAGCGGAGCACTACTTGAATATAAGGCAACAGCGATCGGTGCAGGTAGAAACGCCTTCATGGAAGTTTTCGAAGAAAAATACAAGGACGGAATGGATCTGGATGAAGCTATTATGCTTGGTATGGAAGCCCTTTACAATGCTTCAGACATGAAACTGGATGCATCCACTCTGGAAGTCGGTGTGGTGAAAGTGGAAGATAAGATGTTCTCCAAATATTCCAGTCAGCAGGTTGAATCCTATGTGGAGCGGATACTTGAAAACCACAAAGATGAAACCGAAGAAGCAGAAGATGAAGAAGCAGAACAGTAA
- a CDS encoding RNA-binding protein: MRVTAHATEDRDRVISALKFLLPDVIRNSPDIDNQINYLVVDGHYGNPMALYSLDLKRKAETSAFMDRLVSELSKSQRDELVRQLDERLDDQLMLHLRFSKQKAYSGKLVAESSSDAIAVKIKIATYPKDRNKALEMLEDFFEQI, translated from the coding sequence TTGCGCGTAACTGCGCATGCAACCGAAGACAGGGACAGAGTAATCTCTGCCCTGAAATTTCTTTTACCGGATGTTATCCGTAACTCCCCGGATATCGATAATCAGATAAATTATCTGGTTGTGGATGGACATTACGGTAACCCGATGGCTTTGTATAGTCTGGATCTTAAGCGCAAGGCTGAAACTTCCGCTTTTATGGACCGCTTGGTTTCGGAATTATCTAAATCCCAAAGAGATGAACTTGTTCGCCAACTTGATGAGCGTCTTGATGATCAGCTGATGTTGCATCTACGATTTAGCAAGCAGAAAGCATATTCTGGAAAACTTGTTGCAGAATCATCTTCTGATGCGATTGCTGTCAAAATAAAAATCGCCACTTATCCTAAAGACAGGAATAAGGCCCTTGAAATGCTGGAGGATTTTTTTGAGCAGATCTGA
- the rnp3 gene encoding ribonuclease P protein component 3 — protein sequence MSRSDYYDLNVHVLPDGSSSVNQMLSVANHLGYSGIGITNHIDKEPPSDGSHEGIELVQGVEIEVRNSSKLHGFVGKFRKKVDVLVVHGGSESINRSAVENPNVDVLTNLPTGRDNGFNHVLAKSAHDNEVAIAFNLDAIINQRGGRRVHALGHFRKNLQLARKYNVPTILTSNAMSCYDMRAPREMIALAGLFGMEEDEANAALSTIPEGIIKRNRRNTSTPQGVRIIQYNSQELCQ from the coding sequence TTGAGCAGATCTGATTATTATGACTTGAATGTCCATGTGCTTCCGGATGGTTCAAGTTCTGTAAACCAGATGCTTTCAGTTGCAAACCATCTTGGATATTCAGGAATTGGTATAACGAATCATATTGATAAGGAACCACCATCTGATGGTTCGCATGAAGGTATAGAACTGGTTCAGGGTGTGGAAATAGAAGTCCGTAATTCTTCAAAACTTCATGGTTTTGTTGGGAAGTTTCGTAAGAAAGTAGATGTTCTTGTGGTTCATGGGGGCAGTGAATCCATAAATCGCAGTGCAGTAGAAAATCCCAATGTAGATGTCCTGACTAATCTTCCCACCGGCAGAGACAATGGTTTTAATCATGTCCTTGCAAAATCAGCCCACGATAATGAAGTGGCAATCGCATTCAACCTTGATGCTATAATCAACCAGAGGGGTGGAAGGCGGGTACATGCTCTGGGACATTTCAGGAAAAATTTACAGCTTGCAAGAAAATACAATGTTCCCACAATACTTACGAGCAATGCAATGTCCTGCTATGACATGCGGGCTCCCCGGGAAATGATTGCGCTTGCCGGGTTGTTCGGTATGGAAGAGGATGAAGCAAATGCAGCTTTGAGTACTATTCCGGAAGGAATCATCAAACGCAACAGAAGAAATACCTCAACTCCGCAAGGTGTTCGCATTATTCAATACAATAGTCAGGAGCTTTGTCAATGA
- a CDS encoding 50S ribosomal protein L15e, which yields MSKSFYSYVRDAWKRPDDSYVKDLRWERLQEWRREGSVTRVKRPTRVDRARSLGYKAKQGITVVRVKVHRGSRRNSRYMRGRRTQHMGKNKITGEKSLQRIAEERASRRHPNMEVLNSYWVGEDGKNKWFEAILVDPFHPAIVKDKDLNWVCDSSSRGRTFRGKTSAGRKSRGMRSKGTGTEKTRPSVRSNNNQGK from the coding sequence ATGTCAAAATCATTTTACAGTTATGTAAGAGACGCATGGAAAAGGCCTGATGATTCTTATGTAAAGGATCTCAGATGGGAAAGACTCCAGGAATGGAGACGTGAAGGCTCAGTAACCCGTGTAAAAAGGCCTACCCGTGTAGACCGTGCACGTTCCCTTGGGTATAAGGCAAAACAGGGAATCACAGTCGTACGTGTAAAGGTACATCGTGGAAGCAGGCGTAATTCACGTTATATGCGTGGAAGAAGGACCCAGCACATGGGTAAAAATAAGATCACTGGAGAAAAGAGTCTCCAGAGAATTGCCGAGGAAAGGGCTTCACGCCGCCATCCTAACATGGAAGTACTCAACTCTTACTGGGTAGGAGAAGACGGAAAGAACAAATGGTTCGAAGCAATTCTTGTGGATCCATTCCATCCTGCCATTGTTAAAGACAAGGACCTCAACTGGGTGTGTGACAGTTCCAGCCGCGGACGTACCTTCCGTGGAAAAACAAGCGCAGGAAGAAAGAGTCGAGGTATGCGCAGTAAAGGAACCGGTACGGAGAAAACCAGGCCGAGTGTCCGGTCCAACAATAACCAGGGCAAGTGA